Sequence from the Lacerta agilis isolate rLacAgi1 chromosome 6, rLacAgi1.pri, whole genome shotgun sequence genome:
cttctggacgttcccccccctgcaagaagtgaggttacagggaaccaggcagagggccttctcagtggtggcgcccaccttgtggaacgccctcccatcagaggtcaaggggaTAAGGAACTATCTGACacttagaagatatctgaaggcagccctgtttaggaaagtttttcatgtttgatgttttatcgtgtttttaatattcagttgggagcagCCCGGGgcggctggtgaaacccagccagatggcagggtataaatttattattattattattattattattattattattattattattatttgatctGGAGCTGATATTAACCATAAAGCATTAGATGTTTCTCTTACCATTTGATCCTCTTCTCGTTCCTCTTGGTAGTGTCAGCCAACATAGCGCTCTCTGAAGGCAGGAAACTTAGCCCTAAAAAGATTAAGAGTTGGTGCTGAGGTCATGTCTACAATATATATTCTTGGGGGGGAAGTCATGATAGAGGAGATCAGCTCTTTTGCCCCACTTCTTTCCATAGCTTCTCATCCCATCATCCCCTTCAtgtgtttgtgggtgccagaccttTCTAACGCCTGGACCCAACAAGTACTGAAATATATGGCAGGCTAGCTTTCTggtgagggacgcaggtggcgctgtgggttaaaccacagagcctagggcttgctgatcagaaggtcggcggttcaaatccccgcgatggggtgagctcccattgtttggtcccagctcctgcccacctagcagttcgaaagcacgtcaaagtgcaagtagataaataggtaccactccggcgggaaggtaaacggcgtttccgtgcactgctctggtttgccagaagcggcttagtcatgctggccacatgacccagaagctgtacactggctcccttggccattaacgcgagatgagcgccacaaccccagagttggacacgactggtcaggggtccctttacctttacctagctttCTGATGAGGTCATTGCCtggggtgatgagccattaagaaagcaaGGAGAGGGGGGCTGTGTGCCGGATgggaaatgggtggggcccctccttcaACTCTTACGATAGtgagaaggacaaaagccagagtttaggGTTGAAAGAGTTGGGTtttgtgagctagaagctggataGGAAAGCAGGAGGCTGAAAAGCCAGAGAGTCAGAGCACAATGTCTGAAGTCTGCTGCAGCTATGGGAAAAGCAAGAccctttggggtgttaatgctatcAACCTCTCCAGTGTAGGCTgaggttatttgtttgttttttctgcttCTTATTTTGTTCACTCTATTGTAAAATGTTAGATTGCAACCTCCTCAAGGCAAGGAACTGTTCTTTTGTACTATGCACCCTGACTGAGCTATGTAATCAGAACCAGAATCTTACCCTTAAAGACTCTGGTTGCCCAGCGAGCTTGCAGCTCTGCAGTGGGCATGATAGGCCCAAggggctggatgaggccaataaCAGCCAGCGTTGGCTTCTCCAGATGAAGAGGAAAGACGTGTTTATACAACGGGACCCGATTGTCTTCCACCTTGATCACTGACTTGTCCAGAAAAGGAAACGCAACACTGTAGCCTGTTGCAAAGATGACAATATCCACATTCTCCTCTACGGTTCCATCTTCAAAAATGACGGAGCTCTCGGTGAACTCCTTGACGACTGGTTTCACCATCACAGCACCACAGAGGATACGGCTAGGCAAGTCATCATTGAACACTGGCTCTTTCATCAGGGATCTGGAAGGCAAAGGGAGAGTGGAGAAGAAACATGCCCAGAAACTGGAAAGGATAACACTGTTCTTATTCTCACCAGTAATACAGTAAGCCAGAAACCTATGTGCATTTGACTTGAACACATTCAGcttttcgtgggggggggggggaacgataGTAAGAATTAATAGGAAAGGGGTGGAAAGAGGGCAGGCGTCCCTAAAACATCATAAAGACGTCATGTAAAGGGGCAGGAATGGAAAGGGGCTGAATGGGCTTATATGTGCTCCACCAAAGGGTGATGTGGGGGTGTCTGGAATGGAGCCCACATGTAAAACAAGGATtacttgtacaggtgaaactcaaaaaattagaatattgtggaaaggttcatttctttcagcacacggaagctcataccaagaacaaacttagttggtctctaaggtgctactggaaggatttttttattttattttgttttgactatggcagaccaacacggctacctacctgtaactgaaacaaaggcttgacatatctcgctttgcatgtcatgagtctatctcttatattaaactccagtagctaatgaaaacaattgcttacataaatggacttttccacgatattctaatttttcgagtttcacctctatatgcaattttggctttaggtgcaatcCCTGGAACGTAACTCCTGTGCAGTGCTTTATAGGGTTCAAAGTGCTTCATaaaccgtacttttccgtgtattaAACgaggtttctttctttaaaaaaataacttataaatttggtgtcgtcttatacacagatagttgATTGGTGGGATGGTCAATTGGTTGCTGCGGCGATCCAGAGATTGTCAGCGGTGATTGGATGTGTGAGTGGTGGCTGCAGCAATGGCTGCTGTCgattggctgccgctgctgctatTGGGCGGGCGATTGGAGGCTGCTGGTGGTGAGCGGGCACATGATTGGTGTGTTTGGTGACGCGCATGGTTATGCAGGTGAGCGATTTCCatcaattccccccccacacaaaaaaaatcaacaactctgggcaatcctctccccccaaaaacttAACAACTCTTGgtaatctccccccattttcttaatttggagtcctcCAAAATAAGgcacgtcttatacatggggccgtgttatacatggaaaaatacggtacttgcatTTCCCAAAGTGTTGGTGCAAGTTGCAAACTTTTTCCTTGACTTCAAGTCAGACTGGACCTGTTACGCTTACACCCCCAGACATGTGCTTTTTATAAGAATGCTTATAAGCAGTAAGGATCACCTGTCCTCAAAGGAGCCCGGTTTCTGTATTTCTGTGTGTGAATCTATTTTAGGTTTACTCTGCTGGCTGGAAGGTGGAAAGCCCAGATCAACGATCCATGCAGGCACAACAGCATCCTCAGATGGTGCGAAATTCTTCTCACAGATTTCCCGGTCTAAACACAGGGACCATATGCCTTTTCAAAAAGGAGATGGATGGATGCATAGGACTGACAGAATTTGTGTCTAACTGCCACAAGCTGCTTTTCTTCTCTTGTTATGTCTTGCAATAACCATGGCAACAAACCCAGGTCACATCAACCCCCTTTTGAAGCAAAATGACCaactatatcaggcataggcaaactcggccctccagatgttttgagactacagttcccatcatccctgaccactgttcctgttagctagggatgatgggagttgtagtcccaaaacatctggagtgctgtttgcctatgcctgaactataTACCTGTTTCGAGGCACCAAGCCATAGTTCTCGTGGTTAAACCACTGGTTCATTTTCCATTCTGTCATCCATTGCAAAAGGAACCAAGGGACAGAATTTCGGATCATGTCGTTGAAGCGAGTGTGCAAGATGGTGTCCCAAGGATAGCCATTGTCGTACACTCGGCTCATCACCCAGGTGCCTCCCCTTGTGCTGAGGAACACCTGTGGGGCAGCAAGAGAAGCTGATGAGCCTCCAGAACTCTCTCAAAGCATCCTCTCTCCTTCACCAATCCAGTAGCGTAGCGTGGGTTGCAAGAGTCCCGGGCCACACAGAGGGGGACGGGGGGAGAGGGAAACGGACTTAAAAACGTTTACTGTTACAATATCTGTCTACATCTATCCTCTTCCTTACTGTAAATCTTcttcccattcctcctcctccctctctgctcCTTCCTTCAGTGAGTGGGTGCTGCTGCCGACCACCGCATGAGTAAGTCCACCTTAGGTTGGATTCcatctattttgttttgtaatctATGCCTATTGTAACAATTTTAGGGGAAATTATCCCATTAAAGTGTCCGATTctgggtggaatcctgaaccccGGGAGGACGTTATTTGAAACCCCTGCCAGCGCAGAAataacagagaccagaccagaagTCTAGTGAAAAGCAAGGCGGTTAGTTAAGCATTTTCattaaaagctgttgcaacagggtgctccccacacacacaggagggaggaggagggacacCGAGCCATGCATGCAAGCcctaatatagacattttaaattgcccgccctggagtccaagaccacccccaaaaacatcatacatacaacACAGAAAGGGTGTGGCCCAAGACcaacccccagatacatcatacctacagcagaaatctgagtgcgttgttgtggcaagttacctgattgcattatctgggttttaactactcttttgttattaggtaaaggtaaagggacccctgatcattaggtccagtcatgtccgactctggggttgtggagctcatctcgcattactggccgagggagccggcgtacagcttccgggtcatgtggccagcatgactaagccacttctggtgaaaaagagcagcgcacagaaatgccgtttaccttcccgctggagcggtacctatttatttacttgcactttggcatgctaggtgggcaggagctgggaccgagcaatgggagctcaccccgtcgcggggattcgaaccgctgaccttctgatcagcaagccctaggctctgtggtttaacccacagcaccacccacgtcccagcgccacctgaatctaggtcacaggtcacagactcacaccctattcatatcttgaatgtgcccttaaggcaagatttgtgaggaaagagacaatggggagatttctCACTTTGACCTTTCAgcgaaatatttgaggtcaatttgttctgGGCCTAATccgtggggtttcagacatgtggtttatatatacagttatgaatatatatatatatatatatatatatatatatgagacttTAAAATTCTTAGATATCTAAATCTTCACATCACCCCTCTCCCCAAACAGCCTCTTTACCTTCTTTGCCTTCCTGCAGATCTCCACAGCGATGTCAGCAGCCGAATTCCCCATCCCAATGATCACAACAGTCTTCCCATCGAACCCATCAGGGTTTTTGTAATTTCGGCTGTGGAAATGGTTTCCCCGGAACTTTTCGAAACCTGCCACGAAGCAAAGAGTTGCTACAGCACTTGCAGAATAACTTAATAGTttcaaaaagttgttttttaGATAGATTCCAGATCGGGATATCACGGCATTCAGGTAGGCTACAAGACAAACTTTGCTTGGCTCATCTGCAGCGGAAGAATGCTATTCCCTCAAATCTATCTTCTCACGAGAGGAAAAAACTGGTAAAAACAATATAGATTTAGCCAAGTGACTACCCGTTTTGTGACCAAACATTGGTGCAGTATGCAGTACAAGAAAGTAGCCTTTTAGAATGTGAAAGTCAATGACTTTAAATCAGTATATATTTGTAGAGTCAGTGATCTAGTGGAGCTacggtgttttttttttcattcctatttttattttacatccaAAGTGCATGCTAAGGACAAAAACATGTTAACTATGGCCTCTTCTAAAAAAAGCAGtagaggtgttttttgtttttttcctggcagCAGAAAGGAGAGCTTGATTCTTTCTCCCTCTGAGCCATCATTTTCTGCCAAATCTTCTATGCAATATATCCCCTCCTTCCCCTAGGAATTCCAAGCATGAGTTGGCTAAGAGAAATACATTTGGAACtctgatatggggggggggggaaggaatccaGAATTTGaaacaaagcgtgttctcccatcgaagagagcacgggttgcagaagggttaaaggagcagctccaagttaatgggaggaggttttgggctggccacagctaggattggttaaggcaagttgctggggagtttagcatgttgctagttggttgattgacagctcttgcctttaaaacctaagtttgtgaaactttggtttcacttttgcggtgtgcaacggatcttgGTCTGCTTGCTGTCGCTGCAGAGGGAGCTCTTCGATACGGTTGTATTGAATACTTGCTTTATTTGGCCTGCTAGGCTATTCCCTTCCTATCTTTTCCTTCagtttagtttaaaaaaaaaaaaaaaaaaagagcccttattcccgtcccttctcctccaccccccccccgcatcggCCGTTCCCGTCCGTGCGGGGTGGCCCCGTCCCCCGTCCGCCGGAGCCAGCGCACTCACCACCCGGTTGAGGAGCGCGGCCTCGGACGTTTCCCGGCCTTAGCAAGCCTGTGAGCTATTTTGAGCTCGGGGCAAAGGGCCGCGTCCCTTAGTTGAGAGAGCGGCTTCCCAGCTCTTCCCCTGCAGCGCTCGGCGCCGAGGGCAGGGAGCGTGTCCTGGGTGCCTGGGCCCCTTCTTCCGCCGGTCCGGAACCCGGCCGGGGGCCTGCCGGACGGCGCCTCGCGCCGCGACCAGCGCCGCGGGGCCCTGCCGGGCTTCGCGTCGCTGCGGCGGCGGCGCCGGGGCTGCGGGagcgccccccccttttttccgcGGCGGCGACTCCGGCGGCGTCCGGAGCCGTCGGAGCGGAGCCTTGCCGGCGCGCTTCTCACCCCCCCCAGAGGGTAGAGCCCAGCCGCCCCGATTCTCTCGCCCGCGCCGCAGGAGCGCCGGGCGGGGTCCGCCACCGGGCTCGCCGCCCGGGCCGCAGCGGCTCCGCGCCGGATCGGCGAGCGCTGCGCGGGCCGGGGCGGGGCTCACCGCTGCGAGCCGGCCGCGGAGGGCGGCGGCTCTGTGTGCGGAGGTTTTTTGCAGCGTTTCGGCGCTGCCAGCCGGAGCGCTACCGCcggccgctggcggagggggggggagtttcccgCTGCGCCCCGGCTCGGTAGGCCGCACCGGGGTGAGCGCGTGGGGCCGCGACCCCGATTTCGGCAGTGCGCTCCCGCCGGCGCGGGACTGCACGCGGCCTGAGAGGGTGGGCCTGCATCTAGGGCCCTTGGCCGCTACGGTGAGGCCTGCTTGGCACGGGAGCGGCCTAGTTCTACGCCACGGTCCTGTCTGGCCTCGAGCAGCTGCTGGGCGGCCTGGGCCTGACTTGCACGCCGGTGCTGTGCGGGCCGGGCGCGGCCTTGCACATTTAATGTTCTGTTAAATTGCAATTTACGACCCGCGGCCTACTTAAGTGTGCTACGCCTGGCTGAGGCCCGACTCATCGGGCGGCCATTTTGtggcggcggccattttaggtggctAGGCAGGCGGTGCCCCCTAGTGGTAACTGGGcccagtccactttttcacactTCAGTTATTGGACAAACCAGTGCTAGCGGTTGGTTGGCATTTGTGCGTGCTGAACTTTCTTGTCTTGCAGCAAGGATGGCGCCAAAAAAGAAGGCGGCTCGCCCAGCGACCTCCACTCCATCAAAGAGGGTGATCAGGGGACCATCTCAATCGCTGCGATCGCCGACTTCCCCCCGCGCAGCTGGGAGTGTGGAGTCCTTCATCGCCGGCTTGGCGGGTGACCCCGAGGCTTTGGCCCGCCTGGCGTCTGGGTTGGATGGTCTGCTGCAGCGCACGGCCCCTAGGGGTCGGGGCCGCGCGGGGCCTTCCCATCAGGCTGcgacctccccccctccttctgaggAGTCCAGCGAGGAGGGCGAAGGCACCTCGTTGCAAGGAGGGGCTGCCCGAGGTGGCCGGTCAGCAGGGGTTTCTCGCCCTGTGACCCGAGCAGCGGCACGGGCGTCGCCTTCGCCGGCGgccaggaaggggaggaaaaagcGGGGGAGATCCACCACGCCCCGTGCAGGTAGAGGGGCGCGGATTGTTCCGGCGCCTGCTTCAGACACCGCTATCTCACCTGTGATTCTTTCTCAGTCCGCCGCAGATACGTTGGCTCAGGACCCGTCGTCCGACTCCTCGGCTGAGGACAGTCTGCCGGTCCCCACTAAGGTTTCCTCGGGCGGGAAGCGGCGACGCGGCAGGCGTGCCGGAAAGCGTACTAAGCGGCGCAAAGGGGACTCCTCGTCGTCTTCAACAGGTACGTCTTCAGACAGCTCGGATGACGATTCCGACTCCCAACTGGGCCTTTATtggggcttcggggaatcggtGCCAGGTTTGCCAAAATGGGCATGGCAGCGCAGGGCCAACTCACACAGGGCAAGGTATGGTGCCACCCAGGACTGCCTGAATGGGGTACTGTTACCCGATGTTACGGTGTCCACTAAAAAGGCTAGGGACATAGTGCCGGGATGCCACTTATCCTCCAAAATTCGTGCCAGGATCCTGGATGGCCGCTATGTTGATATTTTCAGATTGGCCCCCCCGGCTGACGAGTCGCCTGGCCAGGCTAAGTCAGACTCAGCGTCTAAGAAACGCTCCAGCTCAGCCAGAGCGGAGCGGACCTTTGAGCGCtggctggactgttttcaggaataCGCGGGCGTAGTGGCAGCTGCTTATCCCCGTAGGGCTCTGCACCTCCTAGTTTATCAGTCCATTGTTCGCTCGGCCTACTCCATGGCGGGCGAGGCTGCGGCAATCACTTACGATGAGAAGTTTAGGCGCAGGGCCCATCGGATACATACTGCTCGTTGGGACCGCAGGGATCTGGATCTGTGGACCACGCATGTGGCCCCGTCCATTGAAAAGTCACCGGCGGAACAACCTAAGCAAAAGGCGGGAGCATCGAAGGCGACCCGCCGGCTATCCTGCTGGGACTTTAATAAAGGGTCCTGCCAAAGGCAGTCATGCAAGTACTTGCACGGGTGTTCCAAGTGCGGGGGGAATCACCCTGCCTCCAATTGTTTTGGTGGGAAGCGGCCCTTTCGgggcgggagagggggggcctcacaggcagccaagcctgccccctcccccgcagtcgcCGGGGGCAGCAAGTAGCGTCCTTTCCTCCCTGGCCTTCTCCCCAATTAAGGTACCGGCGCTCCTGCGTTGGCTGGACGTTTACCCCAACGCGGTGGCAGCGGCCTACCTGCGGGATGGTTTTGTCCAGGGATTTAGGGTTCCGGTGGCTGCGCTACCCGTGGCACGGAACCCCCCTAACCAAAAGTCGGTGCGTGAAATGCATGAGGTGGCCAGAAAAAAGATTGCAAAGGAATTGGCGCTGAGTCGCATGGGCGGCCCTTTTGAGGCCCCCCCGTTTCagaatttgcacctttcccctttagggattgtgcccaagaaagcCCCTGGGGAGTTTCGCCTCAT
This genomic interval carries:
- the FMO2 gene encoding dimethylaniline monooxygenase [N-oxide-forming] 2 isoform X2 translates to MGNSAADIAVEICRKAKKVFLSTRGGTWVMSRVYDNGYPWDTILHTRFNDMIRNSVPWFLLQWMTEWKMNQWFNHENYGLVPRNRSLMKEPVFNDDLPSRILCGAVMVKPVVKEFTESSVIFEDGTVEENVDIVIFATGYSVAFPFLDKSVIKVEDNRVPLYKHVFPLHLEKPTLAVIGLIQPLGPIMPTAELQARWATRVFKGLSFLPSESAMLADTTKRNEKRIKWFGTSRSQSIQTDFIEYLDELASLTGARPDLFKLLLRDPKLALTTFFGPCSPFQFRLMGPGKWAGARNAILTQKQRIIKPTKTRTVGNSSSNALLSLLKILGFLALLVAVFLSIGQR